In one Oncorhynchus masou masou isolate Uvic2021 chromosome 23, UVic_Omas_1.1, whole genome shotgun sequence genomic region, the following are encoded:
- the LOC135510136 gene encoding WASH complex subunit 2-like — protein MYSTKTCEQKEAQLIPKVQEAVNYGLMVLDSAFEQLDIKAGNSDSEDEEATDRVEPILEPKDLYVDRPLPYLIGSQVFMGQEDVGLGDLSSEEMSVDSDHDTVIVSEDGKDANQSDDDFDQDEEGPGTIKKKKLSMLSDDEDEEGDSDIFGESDEDDDDRKSLCHIQNPRPSSFADELLMSWRPESKGKPEGDRTSDDDSEELFGPPKMEDEDFSPFGGKGGLFSGGRGLFDDEGDLFSDPPKQPVAEETTEPVKPAKKIPSGAVPIFPENSLFGTPNDSDSVEGRENGSPAKPIKTALGGLFDDEENHFTGESLNKSNSAGQEEPKQKKTVDLFGGGDEDGDIFIESSGVLPPLQSRREVVEEEEQMPADVSMFGPGTKTLLTETLKKQRPSTSEESEEICPTIPKSQSKPEPTLQSKALLSIFVDEEDEDLFASAKKSKSSQTEDATPQVKKTVSSALFSDDEDHWMSSKHSAGKTGGRKSSDSNPYRLPSVKADPFDSLFDEYDDDLFAATKELSPKKPQRASLLFEDETEDGEDKGSLFVFKPAINNSSTLADPKAAAVASPAPSRVHTDKPEEVTAPPPPVEKRRAEERAAKGPEGQPLSSLLECSESKKKPVGAVSLFGGINVLGDRLGAAKTKSPLDETDGDDFLFESQPPMEKDSKMKNTVSLFDDEEGADWTVPISIPSKPAAMNTLKPAEERPHTKSSTGVFQDEELLFSHTQQRDNHPDVDIFATPDKFVRFRPSNASSSVKPSSVRSAASTLFSDEDDLFSSVNPKALRTVPYSINTITT, from the exons ATGTATAGCACT AAGACTTGTGAGCAGAAGGAAGCCCAGCTGATTCCTAAGGTCCAGGAAGCAGTGAACTACGGTCTGATGGTGCTGGACTCTGCATTTGAGCAGCTGGACATCAAGGCAGGAAACTCTGACTCGGAGGACGAGGAGGCCACAGACAGAGTGGAACCCATACTGGAGCCCAAG GACCTGTATGTGGACAGGCCTTTACCATATCTGATTGGCTCTCAGGTCTTTATGGGGCAAGAAGACGTTGGACTGGGAGACCTCTCCAGTGAAG AAATGTCAGTCGACAGTGATCACGACACCGTGATTGTGAGCGAAGATGGCAAAGATGCTAAC CAGTCAGACGATGACTTCGACCAGGATGAGGAGGGGCCAGGCACCATTAAGAAGAAG AAGTTGTCTATGTTGAGTGATGATGAAGACGAGGAGGGAGATTCAGACATATTCGGAGAATCGGACGAAGATGATGATGACAGAAAG TCTTTGTGTCACATTCAGAACCCAAGACCATCATCCTTTGCTGATGAGTTGCTGATGAGTTGGCGGCCAGAATCAAAGGGCAAGCCAGAGGGAGATCGCACAT CTGATGATGACAGCGAGGAGTTATTCGGGCCACCCAAGATGGAGGACGAGGACTTCTCTccgtttggaggaaaagggggccTCTTCAGTGGGGGGAGAGGACTGTTTGATGATGAG GGGGATCTGTTCTCTGATCCACCTAAACAGCCTGTAGCGGAGGAGACCACAG AACCTGTCAAGCCTGCTAAGAAGATTCCTTCAGGGGCTGTGCCAATTTTCCCAG AGAACAGCCTGTTTGGCACTCCTAATGACTCTGACTCAGTGGAGGGTAGAGAGAACGGCAGTCCAGCCAAACCCATCAAGACCGCTTTAGGGGGGCTGTTTGACGATGAGGAGAATCACTTCACCGGCGAAAGCCTTAATAAATCCAACTCGG CTGGACAGGAGGAACCCAAGCAGAAGAAGACAGTGGATCTGTTTGGAGGAGGTGATGAGGATGGTGACATCTTCATTGAAAGCTCTGGTGTTCTGCCCCCTCTACAGAgcaggagggaggtggtggaggaggaagaacag ATGCCAGCAGATGTCTCCATGTTTGGTCCTGGTACcaagaccctgctgactgagacACTAAAGAAGCAACGGCCCTCCACCAGTGAAGAGTCAGAGGAG ATATGTCCAACCATCCCTAAGAGTCAGTCCAAGCCTGAACCGACACTTCAGAGCAAAGCTCTTCTGTCCATATTTGTTGACGAGGAGGATGAG GATCTGTTTGCGTCTGCGAAGAAGTCTAAATCAAGCCAAACAGAAGATGCCACACCACAAGTCAAGAAAACTGTCTCTAGTGCCCTCTTCAGTGATGACGAG GACCATTGGATGAGCTCCAAGCATAGTGCAGGAAAGACTGGAGGGAGGAAGTCCAGTGATAGCAACCCTTATCGTCTACCCAGTGTCAAAGCAGATCCTTTCGACAGCCTGTTCGATGAGTATGATGACGATCTCTTTGCTGCTACCAAGGAGTTGAG TCCGAAGAAGCCACAGAGAGCGTCTCTCCTGTTTGAAGATGAGACTGAGGATGGCGAAGATAAGGGATCCCTCTTCGTCTTCAAACCAGCCATAAACAACAGCTCTACTCTAGCTGACCCTAAA GCTGCTGCTGTGGCCTCCCCAGCCCCCTCACGGGTCCACACAGACAAACCTGAGGAGGTGACGGCACCTCCTCCCCCAGTGGAGAAGAGGCGTGCAGAGGAGAGGGCAGCGAAGGGTCCTGAGGGACAGCCCCTGTCCTCTCTACTAGAGTGCAGTGAGAGTAAGAAGAAGCCAGTAGGGGCCGTCAGTCTGTTTGGAGGGATCAACGTGCTGGGAGACCGACTGGGAGCAGCCAAG ACTAAGAGCCCATTGGACGAGACGGATGGTGATGACTTCCTGTTTGAGAGCCAGCCCCCCATGGAAAAGGATTCCAAAATGAAGAACACCGTCAGTCTGTTTGATGATGAGGAGGGTGCTGACTGGACTGTCCCTATCTCCATACCTAGCAAACCAGCTGCCATGAACACACTAAAG CCTGCAGAGGAGCGTCCTCATACCAAGAGCAGTACCGGGGTGTTCCAGGATGAGGAACTGCTCTTCAGTCACACTCAGCAGAGAGACAACCACCCCGACGTTGACATCTTCGCCACCCCTGACAAGTTTGTG AGGTTCAGGCCCAGTAATGCTAGTAGCTCAGTGAAGCCCAGCTCAGTGAGGTCGGCAGCCTCAACACTTTTTAGTGATGAAGATGACCTCTTCAGCTCTGTCAATCCCAAAGCTCTTCGGACGGTACCCTATTCAATCAATACAATAACAACTTGA